In Callospermophilus lateralis isolate mCalLat2 chromosome 19, mCalLat2.hap1, whole genome shotgun sequence, the following are encoded in one genomic region:
- the Rbbp6 gene encoding E3 ubiquitin-protein ligase RBBP6 isoform X2 has translation MSCVHYKFSSKLNYDTVTFDGLHISLCDLKKQIMGREKLKAADCDLQITNAQTKEEYTDDNALIPKNSSVIVRRIPIGGVKSTSKTYVISRTEPVMGTTKAIDDSSASISLAQLTKTANLAEANASEEDKIKAMMSQSGHEYDPINYMKKPLGPPPPSYTCFRCGKPGHYIKNCPTNGDKNFESGPRIKKSTGIPRSFMMEVKDPNMKGAMLTNTGKYAIPTIDAEAYAIGKKEKPPFLPEEPSSSSEEDDPIPDELLCLICKDIMTDAVVIPCCGNSYCDECIRTALLESDEHTCPTCHQNDVSPDALIANKFLRQAVNNFKNETGYTKRLRKQLPPPPPPIPPPRPLIQRNLQPLMRSPISRQQDPLMIPVTSSSTHPAPSISSLTANPSSLAPPVPGNPSSTPAPVPDITATVSISVHSEKSDGPFRDSDNKILPASALASEHPKGTSSIAITALMEEKGYQVPVLGTPSLLGQSLLHGQLIPTTGPVRINAARPGGGRPGWEHSNKLGYLVSPPQQIRRGERSCYRSINRGRHHSERSQRTQGPSLPATPVFVPVPPPPLYPPPPHTLPLPPGVPPPQFSPQFPPGQPPPAGYSVPPPGFPPAPANLSTPWVSSGVQTAHSNTIPTTQAPPLSREEFYREQRRLKEESKSPYSGSSYSRSSYTYSKSRSGSTRSRSYSRSFSRSHSRSYSRSPPYPRRGRGKSRNYRSRSRSHGYHRSRSRSPPYRRYHSRSRSPQAFRGQSPNKRNVPQGETEREYFNRYREVPPPYDIKAYYGRNVDFRDPFEKERYREWERKYREWYEKYYKGYAAGAQPRPSANRENFSPERFLPLNIRNSPFTRGRREDYVGGQSHRSRNIGGNYPEKLSARDAHNQKDNTKSKEKEGENAPGDGKGNKHKKHRKRRKGEESEGFLNPELLETSRKSREPSGVEENKTDSLFVLPSRDDATPVRDEPMDAESITFKSVSEKDKREKDKPKTKGDKTKRKNDGSAVSKKENVTKPAKGPQDKIDGEREKSPRSEPPLKKAKEETPKTDSTKSSSSSQKDEKIIGTPRKAHSKSTKEHQETKPIKEEKVKKDYSKDVKSEKLTNKEEKAKKPTEKNKPPDSKGEKRKRKTEEKGAEKDFESSSVKISKLEVTEIVKPSPKRKMEPDIEKLDRTPEKDKTSSSAAPAKKIKLNRETGKKIGSTENIASTKEPSEKLESTSSKVKQEKGKGKVKRKVTGTEGSSSTLVDYASTSSTGGSPVRKSEEKTDTKRTVIKTMEEYNNDNTTPAEDVIIMIQVPQSKWDKDDFESEEEDVKSTQPVPSVGKPSSVIKNVSTKPSNTVKYTEKESEPSEKIQKLTKEVSHEITQHEVKSSKNSSSSEKGKTKDRDHSVLEKENPEKRKNSTQPEKDSNLDRLNEQGNFKSLSQSSKETRASEKHDSTRGSSNKDFTPNRDKKTDYDNREYSSSKRRDERNELTRRKDSPPRSKDSASGQKNKPREERELPKKGTGDSKKSNSSPPREKKPHDQKTPYDAKRPSEETKSVDKNPGKDREKHVLEARNNKESNNSKLLYVLNPPDPQIEKEPVTGQIDKNAIKPKPQLSHSSRLSSDLTRETDEAAFEPDYNESDSESNVSVKEEETSGNISSGNISSGNISKELKDKMMEKAKESVDTATVPQVGVSRSQSQSSPSVSPSRSHSPSGSQTRSHSSSASSAESQDSKKKKKKKEKKKHKKHKKHKKHKKHAGTELELEKSQKHKHKKKKSKKSKDKEKEKEKDDQKVKSVTV, from the exons AATATACTGATGATAATGCTCTAATTCCTAAGAATTCATCTGTAATTGTTAGAAGAATTCCCATAGGAGGTGTTAAATCTACAAGCAAGACATATGTTAT aagtCGAACTGAACCAGTGATGGGAACTACAAAAGCA ATTGATGACTCTTCTGCATCTATTTCTCTGGCCCAGCTTacaaag ACTGCCAATCTGGCTGAAGCCAATGCTTCtgaagaagataaaataaaagcaaTGATGTCGCAATCTGGCCATGAATACGACCCAATCAA ttaCATGAAGAAACCTCTAGGTCCACCACCTCCATCTTATACCTGTTTCCGTTGTGGTAAACCTGGCCATTATATTAAGAATTGCCCAACCAATGGG GATAAGAACTTTGAATCTGGTCCTAGGATTAAAAAAAGCACTGGAATTCCCAGAAGTTTTATGATGGAAGTGAAAGATCCTAACATGAAAGGCGCGATGCTTACCAACACTGGAAAATATGCAATACCAACCATAGATGC AGAAGCATATGCaattgggaagaaagaaaaaccacCGTTCTTACCAGAGGAACCATCTTCTTCCTCAGAAGAAGATGATCCTATCCCAGATGAGTTGTTGTGTCTCATCTGCAAAGATATTATGACTGATGCCGTTGTCATTCCCTGCTGTGGAAATAGTTATTGTGATGAAT GTATAAGAACAGCACTCCTAGAGTCAGATGAACATACAtgtccaacatgccatcaaaacgATGTCTCTCCCGATGCTTTGATTGCCAATAAGTTTTTACGACAG GCTGTtaataatttcaaaaatgaaaCTGGCTATACCAAAAGATTAAGAAAGCAATtacctccaccaccacctccaaTTCCACCTCCAAGACCCCTCATTCAGCGGAACCTGCAACCTTTGATGAGATCTCCAATATCAAGACAGCAAGATCCTCTGATGATTCCAGTGACATCATCATCAACTCACCCAGCTCCCTCTATATCTTCATTAACTGCTAATCCGTCTTCCTTGGCCCCTCCTGTGCCTGGAAATCCATCTTCTACCCCAGCTCCTGTACCTGATATAACTGCAACAGTATCCATATCAGTCCATTCAGAAAAATCAGATGGACCTTTCAG GGATTCTGATAATAAAATATTGCCAGCTTCGGCCCTTGCATCAGAACACCCAAAGGGCACCTCCTCAATTGCAATTACTGCTCTTATGGAAGAAAAG ggTTACCAGGTGCCTGTCCTTGGAACCCCATCTTTGCTTGGACAGTCACTGCTACACGGACAGTTGATCCCCACAACTG GTCCGGTAAGAATAAATGCTGCTCGTCCAGGTGGTGGCCGTCCAGGCTGGGAACA TTCCAATAAGCTTGGATATCTAGTTTCCCCACCACAGCAAattagaagaggagagagaagctgCTACAG AAGTATAAACCGTGGGCGGCATCACAGCGAAAGATCACAGAGAACTCAAGGCCCATCATTACCAGCAACTCCAGTCTTTGTACCTGTTCCACCACCTCCTTTGTATCCACCTCCTCCCCACACACTTCCTCTCCCTCCAGGTGTTCCTCCCCCACAGTTTTCTCCTCAATTTCCTCCTGGCCAGCCACCACCTGCTGGGTATAGTGTCCCTCCTCCAGGGTTTCCTCCAGCTCCTGCCAATTTATCTACACCTTGGGTATCATCAGGAGTTCAGACAGCTCATTCAAATACCATCCCAACAACACAAGCACCACCTTTGTCCAGGGAGGAGTTCTATAGAGAACAGCGCCGACTAAAAGAAGA gtctaAATCTCCCTATAGTGGTTCATCATATTCAAGAAGTTCATATACATATTCTAAATCAAGATCTGGCTCAACACGTTCGCGCTCTTACTCTCGTTCATTCAGCCGCTCACATTCTCGATCCTATTCACGATCACCTCCATATCCTAGAAGAGGCAGAGGCAAGAGTCGCAATTACCGTTCACGGTCTAGATCTCATGGCTATCATCGGTCTAGGTCAAGGTCACCCCCATATAGACGCTATCACTCAAGATCAAGATCTCCTCAAGCATTTAGGGGACAGTCTCCCAATAAGCGCAATGTACCTCAAGGAGAAACAGAACGTGAATATTTTAATAGATACAGAGAAGTTCCACCACCTTATGACATAAAAGCATATTATGGGAGGAATGTTGATTTTAGAGACCCATTTGAAAAAGAACGTTACCGAGAATGGGAGAGAAAATACAGAGAGTGGTATGAAAAATACTACAAAGGTTATGCTGCTGGAGCACAGCCTAGACCCTCAGCAAATAGAGAGAATTTTTCCCCAGAGAGATTTTTACCACTTAATATCAGGAATTCACCCTTCACAAGAGGTCGCAGAGAAGATTACGTTGGTGGACAGAGTCATAGAAGTCGAAATATAGGTGGCAACTATCCAGAAAAGCTCTCAGCAAGAGACGCTCACAATCAAAAGGATAATACAAAGTCAAAAGAGAAGGAGGGTGAAAATGCTCCAGGAGATGGCAAAGGAAATAAACATAAGAAACATCGAAAAAGAAGGAAGGGGGAAGAGAGTGAAGGTTTTCTGAACCCAGAATTATTAGAGACTTCTAGGAAATCAAGAGAACCTTCAGGtgttgaagaaaataaaacagactCATTGTTTGTTCTCCCAAGTAGAGATGATGCTACACCTGTTAGGGATGAACCAATGGATGCAGAATCCATCACTTTCAAATCAGTGTCTGAAAAAGACAAGAGGGAAAAAGATAAACCAAAAACAAAAGGTGACAAGACCAAACGGAAAAATGATGGATCTGCTGTGtccaaaaaagaaaatgtcacaaagCCTGCTAAAGGACCCCAAGATAAAATAGATGGAGAGCGTGAAAAATCTCCTCGGTCTGAACCTCCACTTAAAAAAGCCAAAGAGGAGACTCCAAAGACTGACAGTACTAAGTCGTCATCTTCCTCTCAGAAAGATGAAAAGATCATTGGTACCCCCAGAAAAGCTCACTCGAAATCAACTAAAGAACACCAGGAAACAAAACCAATCAAAGAGGAAAAGGTGAAAAAGGACTATTCCAAAGATGTCAAGTCAGAAAAACTAACCAATAAGGAAGAAAAGGCCAAGAAACCTACtgagaaaaacaaaccacctgatagtaagggagagaaaaggaaaagaaagactgaagaaaaaggaGCAGAGAAAGATTTTGAATCTTCTTCAGTGAAAATCTCTAAACTCGAAGTAACCGAAATAGTGAAACCATCACCAAAGCGCAAAATGGAACCTGATATTGAAAAATTGGATAGGACCCCAGAAAAGGACAAAACGTCTTCATCAGCTGCCCCAGCCAAAAAAATCAAGCTCAACCGAGAAACTGGGAAGAAAATTGGAAGCACAGAAAACATAGCTAGTACAAAAGAGCCCTCCGAAAAGTTGGAGTCCACATCTAGCAAAGTTAAACAGGAAAAGGGCAAAGGAAAGGTCAAACGAAAAGTAACTGGAACTGAAGGATCCAGCTCAACTCTTGTGGATTATGCCAG tacAAGCTCAACTGGAGGCAGTCCTGTGCGGAAATCTGAAGAGAAAACAGATACAAAGAGAACTGTCATTAAAACCATGGAAGAATATAATAATGACAATACTACTCCTGCTGAAGATGTTATTATTATGATCCAGGTTCCTCAGTCCAAATGGGATAAAGATGACTTTGAATCTGAAGAAGAAGATGTTAAATCCACACAGCCTGTACCAAGTGTAGGAAAACCTTCCAGTGTTATAAAGAATGTTAGTACTAAGCCATCAAATACAGTCAAatacacagagaaagaaagtgagcCATCAGAGAAAATTCAGAAACTCACCAAAGAGGTGAGCCATGAGATTACACAGCATGAAGTCAAAAGTTCAAAAAACTCTTCATCTAGTGAAAAGGGGAAAACCAAAGATCGAGATCATTCAGTGTTAGAAAAAGAAAACCCTGAAAAAAGGAAGAACAGCACTCAACCAGAGAAAGATAGTAATTTGGACCGTCTGAATGAacaaggaaattttaaaagtctGTCTCAATCTTCTAAAGAGACTAGAGCTTCAGAAAAGCATGATTCCACTCGTGGTTCCTCAAATAAAGACTTCACTCCCAACAGAGACAAAAAAACTGACTATGACAACAGAGAGTACTCAAGTTCCAAACGTAGAGATGAAAGAAATGAATTAACAAGAAGAAAAGACTCTCCTCCTCGGAGTAAAGATTCTGCATCTGGGCAGAAAAATAAGCCAAGGGAGGAGAGAGAGTTGCCTAAAAAAGGAACAGGAGATTCCAAAAAAAGTAATTCTAGTCCACCAAGAGAGAAAAAGCCTCATGATCAGAAAACCCCCTATGATGCTAAGCGCCCAAGTGAAGAGACAAAATCTGTAGATAAAAATCCTGGTAAGGATCGCGAGAAGCATGTGTTAGAGGCACGGAACAATAAAGAGTCAAATAATAGTAAATTACTTTATGTACTTAACCCACCAGACCCACAGATTGAAAAAGAACCAGTTACTGGACAGATTGACAAGAATGCTATCAAGCCTAAACCCCAGTTAAGTCATTCCTCCAGACTGTCCTCTGACTTAACTAGAGAGACTGATGAAGCTGCTTTTGAACCAGACTATAATGAAAGTGACAGTGAAAGTAATGTATCTGTGAAAGAAGAAGAAACTTCTGGAAACATCTCTTCTGGAAACATTTCTTCTGGAAACATTTCTAAGGAGCTGAAagataaaatgatggagaaagcaAAAGAGAGCGTGGACACAGCAACAGTCCCCCAGGTTGGCGTAAGCAGGAGCCAGAGTCAGAGTAGCCCTAGTGTTAGTCCAAGTAGAAGTCACAGCCCTTCTGGAAGCCAGACCCGAAGCCACAGTAGCAGTGCCAGCTCAGCTGAAAGTCAggatagcaagaagaagaagaaaaagaaggaaaagaaaaagcacaAGAAACATAAAAAGCATAAGAAGCATAAGAAGCATGCAGGCACTGAATTAGAGTTGGAAAAAAGCCAGAAACACAAACACAAGAAAAAGAAGTCAAAGAAAAGCAAAGacaaagaaaaggagaaggagaaagatgACCAAAAAGTGAAATCTGTCACTGTGTAG